The following is a genomic window from Paenibacillus thiaminolyticus.
TTCCACGACCGCATGCTCGAAGCCCGGAATATACTTGCGCACGAACAGCTCCAGCTCGCGGCACTGCTTCCGGCCTTCCATCTCCGCCTTGCTCAGACTGAACGCATCCGTCGGATCATGGCCGAGAATCCGGGTCGTATTCATGATGACCTCGCCCGGGTTATTCGTCTCGAAGAACAGCACATTTTCCCGCTGAATCGAGATCTCGCCCCTCTCCTTCGCCAGCTTGAACAGACTGTCGAACCCGCCTACCGACAAGCGCGGCGCCTTCTCGATGATGGACGTGTCGCCCTGATACAGCGGAAAGTCTTCCGGATGGGCGTGAATATATTGCTTTACCTTCGGAATATCGACGTTATACATCTTCATCTTCAACGTCATCGGCTGCATGGCCCCGTCGGATTCCCTGCCCTTGGTGAACTCAGCTCCTGCGCCGACAGACAAATCTCCGTCTCCCGTCCCGTCGATGAACACGGACGCCTCGATATCGCTCAGGCCCGATTTATTGCATACCGTGATGCTGATGATTCGTCCGCCCTCGGTCTTCACGCCAGCCAGCATCGTATGGTACAGAATCTCGCCACCACTCTCGGTGACCATCAGCTCCAGCTCATGCTTCATCGCTTCGGCATCGAATGGGGTGACCGAATACGTGAAGCCGACCGTATCGAAAATATGCCCTGGCGACTTGCCCTGCTTCTTCAGCCGTTCAATCAACTGATCCGTAAATCCTTGAATGGCAAGCTTCTCTCCCGCATGGAATGTCATCATTGGGCCGACCCCATTCGCAGTAAGCGTCCCGCCCAGAAATCCGTGCGACTCTACTATCAGCGTCTTCGCCCCCAAGCTGGATGCCGCAACGGCAGCCATCGCTCCCGATATGCCGCCGCCCATGACCACCACATCATACTTCAGCCTGTTCCCCATACCGTCCTCGCTCCTTCTGATTAAGTGATGTATGATTGCTGCTTACCCATAGCCTATCAGACAAAAACTTTACTGTAAATGCTTTCAGGAAAATAATTTTCTATATATCCGAAAATTATGTTTATTATTTTCCGAGTGTTCTAAAGCTATGATCTAGCGCATAAAGCGCCAAAAATCACCGAAGCTTGTGCTCCCGTGCTCTGACCTTACGTCCGAAATATTTATAATCATACTTTTCGAGTTATTTTCATTAATGTAAAAAGACGGTGAAACCCCGATTTCAATCATTAAAGGAGAGAACTGGTATGTACGGATGGATGCCGGGCCGCTTCGGCATAGTTATGCATGTCAAATGGTTTGCAGCCGATCAGGAGTGGACCCCGCAATCGATGGATCGAGTCATTACCCCTACTTTTCTGTTCTGGTTAGGCTTTACATTCATTGTCTTGCTCCTTGTCGCCATGTTTAATGAATCGTTGGAACGCCTTCGCGTTGTCCGCCAGGTTCATTCTTTGCTCAATCAGTTAAAACGCTTTCAATTTATGATTATGCGGGTCGGCATCGGGCTTGGCCTCCTCTTGCAGCTCGTCACTCGAACGTACATCGCTCCCACGCTGGCCGTCGACATATGGTGGATCTACGGCCTGCTCATCGTTGGCCTGCTTGGCCTGCTGCACCGGAAGCTGCTTGCCGTAAGCGGAGCGGCTCTTGCCGCCTTATATGTTAAAGCGATTATCGATTATGGACTGTTCCATTCGCTCGACTATATGTTCTATGTCGGTGTCATCTATTATTTGCTGTTCATCCATACGAAGTGGAGCCGTTCTTGTCTCCCGGTGCTTTATTTTTGGGCTGGATTGTCTCTTGCCTGGTTAGCTATGGAAAAGATGACGCTGGCGAAGCTGGCCGGTTCATTAATACACGAGTACAGCCTTCCTACATTGGGCTTTACCGTTGAAGATTTCGTGCTGATCAGCGCCTTTATCGAGCTGGGGCTGGCCTGGGCTTTTATCATCGGCGTCATGAACCGGTTCACGGCTCTGCTGCTGACCGGATTATTTGTGGCCACCACCACCGTATTCGGCCTGACCGAGATCATCGGCCACATGGTCATGCACACCTTGCTGCTTATCTTCTTGATCGTCGGCAGAGACGATTCCAAGACGCTCTATCATGTTCACCGTTCACCCAAGCTGCGCTGCTTCTTCATGGTTTTTCATTTCACCGTATTGCTGTTCGTCCTCATGCCGATCTACATATGGATGGGGCAGCCGGAGAGCGGCTTGAATGTCGACAGCCATCATGCGCCATCCCACACTCGTCCTGGTCCGGACACCACTCCTGCCGGATCTGCTCATCACTCGCATCACGAGTGACTATTGGCGGCCGCAATCGGGCCTCGGCTGTTCTAGCTCGAATTACGAACAAATGCCATGAGCATCACCTCATGATCTTTTCATATGAATAGGCCAGCCAGGGGCTTCTGGTTGGCCTAATTTTTTATTCTCCAAGGTTATTTGTTAAAACGGCTCAATAGCCGCTCAGCGACCACAGCCACCTCGGCGCGGGTGATTGGCTGATTCGGTTCAAAATTCCCAGAGTCGCGGCCCACCATAATTCCGGCGTCGATCACCGCCCTGATCTGTGCTTCCGCCCAGTGGCCGATGATGTCGGGCGGAACCGGCTTACCGCTTGAATTCATTGCCTTTTCTACCAATTCCATAAACTCCTGCCATCGCGGGAGAATACGGGACGGGCACGCCTTCCCGCTCCAGTGGCGGTGTGGTACGACAGCGCTCAGCCCGATGCCGTGCCGCTTGGCCAGCAGAGCAATCAGCTCCGCGGCCCGCTGCCATGCCAACGGCTCGTCCATTCCCTGGTACATGCAGACCTCGATGCCGATGGATGACGCATTTCCGGGGCCGCTGCCGTCGCCCGCGTGCCAGCCCTGCTCATTATCCCGCAGACTCTGGTAGATTTCATGGTCATCTACCGTGTAGTGCCAGCTGGTCTGCGTTCCGCCGCTCCCATTCAAAATATAACGGCTATGCGCTTCGGCCGTAGCCCCGGGAGCCGTATTATCCGTATTGTGAACGGTAATATACTGCGGCTTCATCGGGCGGCTCGGCTTGTTCGGCCGGCCGTCGGGAAGCAATCGCTGCTTGATCTCGATAGTCACTTTTCATCAGCTCTCTTCAGCAAAATTTTGTCTGGAAGAAAACAAATTCGATTGCGATAGAAAGAGTGACTGCTTTGCTATGATGGTTCTATCTTCCATAGTAAATTTTATGAAGAGAAGATAGAGTGCGCCGCTTGCATATATCCCGTGCCAAAAGATTGTTTTTACGATTTCACCCCTGGATCACTCTACATCTGGGTCAACCTGTCTATCCATTTAAAACAAATTAAGGACAGGTTTCGCTCCCTTTGATGTAAGTAAGCAAAAGAAAAGGGCCTGCCTCTAGAGAAAATTGCTCTCCATAAAGATAAGCCCTGCCCTTCAATAAAGGTAGGCCTAAGCCAGGATAGCTCGGGCATTGCGAAGCACAGCTTTCATACATTCTGATTCTACATGGATATTCCCCACGGTTTTCATTCTCCGATTTCTTACATTCAGGCTTTTCAATTGATCAGTAAGGACAACCCCTGTAAACGGAAGTCCTTCCGGAAGGGGAACCTCAAAAGGATAATTTTTGACTTGGCTTGTAATCGGACATACTACCGCAAAACCGGTCGCTTCATTGAAATCGGATTCGGACAGCACAATGGCAGGCCGCCGGCCGGCCTGTTCATGTCCGGCTTGCGGATCAAAGTTAAGCCATACCAAATCGCCACGTCTTGGAACCGTCAAATCATTTCGTCTCCTTCAATTCCTACATCCACTTCGTCATGACGAGGCGAATCTGGCTTAATTTTTGACAGAAGCAATTTCAAATGAGCGCGCAACTCCTCGTTCGATTCTTGCGGCTTTTTCGTAGGGCGAAGCAATAAATCATTTTCTGGAGTTACGATTAGTTCAATTTCCGCGCCTTCTTCCAAATTAAGGCGTTTAACAATTTGGTTCGGAATACGGACAGCACTACTGTTGCCCCATTTACGGAGCGTTGCAGTCGTCATAAGAATCACGTCCTTCTCCTGCTTATGATCCAATTATACTTTAGCCCCTCGCAAAAATGTATATACTTATGATATACATTAATCTTATATTTGATACCGCTAACTGTTCTCTGGATTAAATTATAAAGTGTGTCACTGGTGATACTCTAGATGGAGATTTCGTAACGATGAAAGGTGTCCCAACAGCTGGGTTTTCGTTCGTTAACATCAGTGGCGGAACCACTAATGCAATTTTATTAAGAGTTTGAACCATTCAAAAAAAACTAAGCACCCTGAATTCATGAGGATGACTTAGCCTCAGTTGCTTTTCTCTTATTAATAAGCCAGCCAGGAAGCGTCTGGTTGTCCACTTTCTTTTTTCACATTTATTTTCCATGCATATTTGTAAACGCTTCAACAGTACATTTTAATATAACCTCTTAACTAAGCAGAGTTCACTGGTCAAGCCTAATTTTGCTTGCCAAGTAGCATTGTGACAGACAATGAAAATGGTTAATTGTCTTATATTGTCACTTGAGAAAGATTGCAGTCTAACTAAGTAGGGTATTATAATAAAAAAAACGTTAGCTTCATTACGTTAAAGGATTATTGATTTAAAGGAGAGTTGATATGCCGAGCAATGACAGACAGAAGATTGTAGAAAGTGTTCCACAAAAGGGGTTTTTTGGTCATCCCAAAGGCCTGTTCACCCTCTTTTTCACCGAGTTCTGGGAGCGCTTCTCCTATTATGGAATGAGGGCTATCCTTGTATTCTTTATGTACTATGAAGTGTCGCAGGGCGGACTCGGGTTTCCGGAGAGCACCGCACTCGCCATAATGTCAATCTACGGATCACTCGTATATATGTCCGGCATCATCGGTGGCTGGTTGGCTGACCGTATTTTAGGTACGTCGAGAGCCGTTTTTTATGGCGGTATCTTGATTATGCTGGGTCATATCGTGCTGGCCATACCGGGCAATGCTACGCTATTCTTTGTATCCATGATCTTGATTGTGCTTGGTACCGGCCTTCTGAAACCCAATGCATCTAGTTTAGTAGGGGATATTTACAGCGATCAGGATAACCGCCGGGATGCGGGCTTTAGTATTTTTTATATGGGGATTAACCTCGGGGGCTTCCTCTCTCCATTAGTTGTAGGAACCGTCGGGATGAATAATTTCCACCTTGGGTTCGGTCTTGCGGCTATCGGGATGTTCATCGGATTGGTCGTTTTTATGGTTACCCGATCCAAAAACTTAGGCCTTGCCGGTACGATTGTGGTCAACCCGCTCTCCCCCGCCGAGAAGAAAAAGGTCTTCACAATTCTGGGTGTGGGTGTCGTTGTTCTGGCTGCCTTAATCGCGGTTACCATTGCATTTGGTATTCTTACCTTCGATACCTTTATCAAGCTGGTTGGGATTTTAGGACTCCTGATCCCCACCCTGTACTTTGTTGTTATGTACCGCAGTCCTAAAACAACGCCCGTCGAGCGTTCCCGAATTATTGCGTACATTCCTTTGTTCATTGCATCGATTATGTTCTGGGCAATTCAGGAGCAAGGGTCCACGATTCTAGCCAACTATGCGGACAAGCGTACCCAATTGGAATTCGCAGGCATCCATCTTTCACCTGCCTGGTTCCAATCCCTGAATCCGCTCTCTATTATTATACTGGCTCCTGTATTCGCTTGGTTGTGGGTAAAGCTCGGAAATCGCCAGCCGACCATACCGCAGAAATTCTCACTGGGCTTATTGTTCGCCGGGTTGTCCTTCTTGATCATTCTGCTGCCGGCTTACTTCGGCGGAGCCGCTTCGCTCGTCAACCCATTGTGGCTCGTGCTCAGCTACTTCGTCGTTGTACTCGGAGAGCTATGCTTGTCGCCAGTGGGTCTCTCGGCTACTACGAAGCTCGCGCCCGCTGCCTTCACGGCCCAGACCATGAGCCTATGGTTCTTGTCCAATGCAGCAGCTCAAGCCATTAACGCTCAGATCGTAAAGTTCTATACTCCAGAAACCGAGATGCTTTACTTTGGCGTTATTGGAGGGGCAGCCATCGTGTTGAGTCTTCTGCTCTACCTGCTGTCCCCAAAGATTCAAGGCTATATGAAAGGGGTAAAATAAGCAGGCCCCCTCTAGTGATACAACCGGATTCCTTGTCTCAAGGAATGACCATTATATGTACTCGCAGCTCATGACCGTCAGCAAGCGACATCTTCTGGCGGTCTTGGGCATGCTCGTAATCAAACACCGAGACTCGATGAAGCCACACAGCGCCCCAAAAATATGACAATCTATTGAACGTGACGATTCTGTGATAAGTCTACCATGTTTTTGATATTTCTTCAACCATAACAGGGGCAATGACATCGGCTAGAGTACAAATGTACTAGGTTCGTTATGACCCAATCCGTTCTCATTCATCGCGGAAATTTCATTCAAACTACAAATCTACATATTCTCTTCTATACATCGCCCCTCCCCGCGACCCTGCGATCCCTCTAGCGCTCACTACTAGAGGACTAAGCTCTTTGCAACTGCCAATACAATTTTCCTACTTCCATCCGACATAAGTATTAAAAAGACCCTTTTTTTGGTCGATAAATACTCATGTCGAATTTCACTGTTTGTTGTCGAAATTCATTGGCAAATTCACTACTGCGAACATCCTAGAGGAGGGACTCTATGTTAAAAAGCATTAAACTGAAACTAATTCTATCCTTTCTAGTAACGATTCTTATTCCGATTTCATTAATTGGGGTTATTGTGCAAAATAGTATGGTAAAGGAAATAACCGATAATTTCGTAACATCAACGACGAATGAAGTCGCACAGGTGGATGGCCGGATGTCTCTTTATTTCGAAACGGTGAAAGAAAATGTCCAGCTCTTGGCTACCAGCCCGATCGTCCATAAAGCCGATGACACCATCACCTCTTATATGAACAATTCACAAGGCAAAAAGGCAACACCTTCAAAGAACGGCGGTATTGAAACCGAAATTTATAAAGAATTAGAGCGTTTTGCCAAAACACATCCTAACACGTCTTCCGTGTTTTTGGGCACTGTTGACGGCGGCTACGTGCAATGGCCTGAAGAAGAAGTGGCCGCCCAATATGACCCGCGCAGCCGGCCTTGGTATACCGACGGGCTGGCGAATCCCGACCAAGTCACAATGTCAGAGCCTTATGCGGATGCGGTTAGCGGCATGTTGAGAATGAGCAGCGTCACCGCCGTCAACAACGGCAGCAACAAGCCGCTGGGCGTAATCGGACTCAACATGAGCCTGAGCAAGCTGGCCGAGCAGCTGGACAGCATCCAGATCAAGACGACAGGCTATGTTATTCTATTGTCCCATGACGGAACGATTCTGGCCCACCCGCGGAACCCGGAGTTAATCTCTAAAAATATTGCTGATATCGGCGTACCCGAATTTGCCAGCATCAAGGAAAAAACTTCGGATTATTTCGAAATTCAGATGGATGGCACAGGCTACATGACCAATTTATATACGTCACAGCAAACCGGTTGGAAATACCTATCTGTCGTTGAAAAAAGCGAATTGACTCAAGAAGCCAACAAAATTGGGAAGATCAATCTCCTTACCAGTTCAATATGCGCTATCTTGGCCGTGCTGCTGGCGCTGGCGCTTGCATCAAACATTACGAAGCCGCTTCAGATCGTCGTCACCAATCTGAAGGCGATTAGCGCAGGCGATTTCACGGGCGAGGTCCCTGCTCATATCCAGCAGAAAAAGGATGAAATCGGCGTGTTAGGACAATCATTGCAGACGATGCAATCATCCATTCGTGATCTGGTTGGAGAAATACGCGGGGCCGCAAACACATTAGCAGCCTCCTCGGAGGAGTTGTCTGCCCACACGGCAGCGAGCACGGAACAAATTCAAGAAGTCGGATCTGTCGTTAAGATTGTCGCAAGCGGCGCTGAGACGCAGATGCGGGGCACGGAAGAAGGCTCCAAGGCCATGGAGGAGATGGCCATCGGCATTCAGCGCATCGCGGAGAGCACAACCAACATATCGGAAACGTCGATGGATACGTCCGAGCAGGCGAAGAATGGCAACATGCTGCTGCAGGAAGCGGTACAGCAGATGAACACGATTGATGAATCGGTGCGTAATTCGGGAGTCCTGGTTCAAAATCTGGGCGAGCGCTCGGAACAGATGGCCTCTATCGTCGATGCCATCACCCAAATCGCAACGCAGACGAACCTGCTTGCCCTTAATGCGTCAATTGAAGCCGCCCGCGCCGGGGAGCATGGTCAAGGCTTTGCCGTCGTTGCCCATGAGGTAAGGAAGCTCGCGGAACGCTCGGCAGAGTCCGCGCGCGAAATCGCCGACCTGATCGAAGAAGCGAGAAATGATGCCTACAAGGCCGTCGAGTCGATGGATGACGTTCGGGAAAGCGTTGCCGATGGCATTTACAAAGTACAAAACTCCGGGAAGCTGATCGAAAGCATCTTAGCGGAAATTACCGATATGGCGGGACAAATTCAAGACACGTCAGCCGTAACCGAAGAAATGTCCGCCGGCTCCGAAGAAGTGCTTGCATCCGTGAATGAAATCGCCCACATCGCCGAGAAGAACGCGGAACATGCCACGACACTCGTGAAGTTCACGGATCAGCAGCTGCAGGATATGTCTACCTTGATGAAAAATGCGGAGCAGCTTAATCAAATGGCACAGACGTTGAGCCAAATGATGAGCCAATACAAAATTTAAGAGCAAAGTAAACCGCAGCAGGGATCATACCTCTGGCTCCAGGCCATCGGTATACATGATTTCCAAGCAAAAAGGCTCCATTCGGGGCCTTTTTGCCTTGCTACGCCAAGCTTTTCCCAATTACACGGGAGGTAAATATGAAGAAATACTTATACATAACGACGCTTACTCTTATTTTCGTACTACTTCTGGCGGCATGTTCATCGGGGAATCCGGCACTACACGAGTCAGTACAGCCACTGCAACCAGTTGGGACACTGCAAGTATTCTATTTGGACGTCGGCCAAGGTGATTCTACTCTGATCAAGACTCCAAAAGGACAGCACATCTTAATTGACGGCGGAGACAATCACAAGGGACAGGATGTCGTCGAATACCTTGAAAGCCTCGGCATCACGCAATTGGATGTGGTGATAGCAACCCATCCGGACGCC
Proteins encoded in this region:
- a CDS encoding N-acetylmuramoyl-L-alanine amidase encodes the protein MTIEIKQRLLPDGRPNKPSRPMKPQYITVHNTDNTAPGATAEAHSRYILNGSGGTQTSWHYTVDDHEIYQSLRDNEQGWHAGDGSGPGNASSIGIEVCMYQGMDEPLAWQRAAELIALLAKRHGIGLSAVVPHRHWSGKACPSRILPRWQEFMELVEKAMNSSGKPVPPDIIGHWAEAQIRAVIDAGIMVGRDSGNFEPNQPITRAEVAVVAERLLSRFNK
- a CDS encoding type II toxin-antitoxin system PemK/MazF family toxin, whose product is MTVPRRGDLVWLNFDPQAGHEQAGRRPAIVLSESDFNEATGFAVVCPITSQVKNYPFEVPLPEGLPFTGVVLTDQLKSLNVRNRRMKTVGNIHVESECMKAVLRNARAILA
- a CDS encoding FAD-dependent oxidoreductase, whose protein sequence is MGNRLKYDVVVMGGGISGAMAAVAASSLGAKTLIVESHGFLGGTLTANGVGPMMTFHAGEKLAIQGFTDQLIERLKKQGKSPGHIFDTVGFTYSVTPFDAEAMKHELELMVTESGGEILYHTMLAGVKTEGGRIISITVCNKSGLSDIEASVFIDGTGDGDLSVGAGAEFTKGRESDGAMQPMTLKMKMYNVDIPKVKQYIHAHPEDFPLYQGDTSIIEKAPRLSVGGFDSLFKLAKERGEISIQRENVLFFETNNPGEVIMNTTRILGHDPTDAFSLSKAEMEGRKQCRELELFVRKYIPGFEHAVVESTGPSIGVRGSRQIKGVYTLTAEDLLEQRMFEDTIAHSGYPIDIHSPDGEGTKHQKLEWGGMYSIPYSCMITDSVQNLIVIGRCISATFEAQAAMRTTPTTGAIGHAGGVAAAVAAKNGIRVQDVDIKEVQSVLKAQGAYLEI
- a CDS encoding AbrB/MazE/SpoVT family DNA-binding domain-containing protein; protein product: MTTATLRKWGNSSAVRIPNQIVKRLNLEEGAEIELIVTPENDLLLRPTKKPQESNEELRAHLKLLLSKIKPDSPRHDEVDVGIEGDEMI
- a CDS encoding methyl-accepting chemotaxis protein; the protein is MLKSIKLKLILSFLVTILIPISLIGVIVQNSMVKEITDNFVTSTTNEVAQVDGRMSLYFETVKENVQLLATSPIVHKADDTITSYMNNSQGKKATPSKNGGIETEIYKELERFAKTHPNTSSVFLGTVDGGYVQWPEEEVAAQYDPRSRPWYTDGLANPDQVTMSEPYADAVSGMLRMSSVTAVNNGSNKPLGVIGLNMSLSKLAEQLDSIQIKTTGYVILLSHDGTILAHPRNPELISKNIADIGVPEFASIKEKTSDYFEIQMDGTGYMTNLYTSQQTGWKYLSVVEKSELTQEANKIGKINLLTSSICAILAVLLALALASNITKPLQIVVTNLKAISAGDFTGEVPAHIQQKKDEIGVLGQSLQTMQSSIRDLVGEIRGAANTLAASSEELSAHTAASTEQIQEVGSVVKIVASGAETQMRGTEEGSKAMEEMAIGIQRIAESTTNISETSMDTSEQAKNGNMLLQEAVQQMNTIDESVRNSGVLVQNLGERSEQMASIVDAITQIATQTNLLALNASIEAARAGEHGQGFAVVAHEVRKLAERSAESAREIADLIEEARNDAYKAVESMDDVRESVADGIYKVQNSGKLIESILAEITDMAGQIQDTSAVTEEMSAGSEEVLASVNEIAHIAEKNAEHATTLVKFTDQQLQDMSTLMKNAEQLNQMAQTLSQMMSQYKI
- a CDS encoding peptide MFS transporter, producing MPSNDRQKIVESVPQKGFFGHPKGLFTLFFTEFWERFSYYGMRAILVFFMYYEVSQGGLGFPESTALAIMSIYGSLVYMSGIIGGWLADRILGTSRAVFYGGILIMLGHIVLAIPGNATLFFVSMILIVLGTGLLKPNASSLVGDIYSDQDNRRDAGFSIFYMGINLGGFLSPLVVGTVGMNNFHLGFGLAAIGMFIGLVVFMVTRSKNLGLAGTIVVNPLSPAEKKKVFTILGVGVVVLAALIAVTIAFGILTFDTFIKLVGILGLLIPTLYFVVMYRSPKTTPVERSRIIAYIPLFIASIMFWAIQEQGSTILANYADKRTQLEFAGIHLSPAWFQSLNPLSIIILAPVFAWLWVKLGNRQPTIPQKFSLGLLFAGLSFLIILLPAYFGGAASLVNPLWLVLSYFVVVLGELCLSPVGLSATTKLAPAAFTAQTMSLWFLSNAAAQAINAQIVKFYTPETEMLYFGVIGGAAIVLSLLLYLLSPKIQGYMKGVK